From a single Mobula birostris isolate sMobBir1 chromosome 13, sMobBir1.hap1, whole genome shotgun sequence genomic region:
- the LOC140207290 gene encoding uncharacterized protein isoform X2 — protein MEAFPPLPSPLSDSLSSSASYPLALPIFSFHLSPIFLRSLCFLSPLSLSLPFFPLPLSPYLIPILSPHSLTPNSSSIAPIVHHCLLFSIHLSSFFSPVFTRSFNFFLFVFHPFSASLNILSLPALPSPLTARCRCPHSSFSSLLSHPPSLDAPAGLSSTYAEVNCPKDEPVIDEDEAPPIAAGSRKQTTNAQTGAHEQEPKQNIENRRYMKICLLCLFTSVLIAIVAGLSIYVSQIRQSKFTLDRNYDELNSTLQSKINEMEAKYKAVKETKAQICELLTSRREQTFSQDWFRHEDGCYFISRIERSYDEAKLHCENSDSILLEINSAEEQRLVKKAINDQRSSYWIGKCKSGKVASYVVQKNKAGNFECSECKRDRCKNDQHRFICEKSAALCPNIREKIQDLCHQSEGPT, from the exons ATGGAG GctttccctcctctcccttcccctctctcagatTCTCTCTCTTCTTCTGCCTCTTACCCCCTCGCACTCCCAATTTTCTCCTTCCATCTGTCTCCTATCTTCCTCCGCTCTCTTTGCTTTCTCtcgcccctctccctctcccttccgtTCTTCCCTCTGCCACTCTCTCCGTATCTCATACCCATACTCTCTCCCCATTCACTCACTCCCAATTCGTCGTCCATTGCCCCTATCGTTCATCATTGTCTCCTCTTTTCCATCCATCTCTCATCCTTTTTCTCCCCCGTCTTCACCCGTTCCTTCAACTTCTTTCTCTTTGTCTTTCATCCTTTCTCCGCTTCACTtaacatactctctctccctgctctccCTTCGCCTCTAACTGCTCGTTGTCGCTGTCCTCACTCCTCtttctcttcccttctctctcaTCCTCCCTCGCTCGACGCCCCAGCTGGTCTGAGTTCCACCTACGCAGAGGTGAACTGTCCGAAAGACGAGCCCGTCATCGATGAGGACGAGGCCCCTCCCATTGCCGCAGGATCCCGCAAGCAGACAACCAATGCCCAAACAG GTGCACATGAACAGGAGCCGAAACAGAACATCGAAAATAGACGATACATGAAGATCTGCCTACTCTGCCTATTTACGTCCGTGCTCATCGCCATAGTGGCCGGGCTCTCGATCTATG TATCACAGATTCGTCAGTCCAAGTTCACCCTCGACCGAAACTACGATGAGTTAAACTCAACCCTTCAATCCAAGATCAATGAGATGGAAGCGAAGTACAAAGCTGTGAAGGAAACCAAGGCTCAAATCTGTGAATTGTTGACTAGCCGAAGAG AGCAAACGTTTTCCCAGGACTGGTTCAGACATGAAGACGGGTGTTATTTTATATCCAGGATTGAAAGATCCTACGATGAGGCGAAGCTGCATTGTGAAAATTCTGATTCAATTCTTCTTGAAATAAATTCAGCAGAAGAACAG AGACTAGTCAAGAAAGCTATCAACGACCAACGTAGTTcatactggattggaaaatgcaaaAGCGG GAAAGTGGCCTCTTATGTCGTGCAGAAGAATAAAGCTGGAAATTTCGAATGCAGTGAATGTAAACGGGACCGTTGCAAAAACGATCAGCACCGTTTCATCTGTGAGAAGTCGGCAGCTTTGTGCCCAAATATTCGTGAAAAGATCCAGGATCTCTGTCATCAGTCCGAGGGGCCGACTTGA
- the LOC140207290 gene encoding uncharacterized protein isoform X1, translating to MDESETYANMRFTGADSQSPSRTEPDVSYVELNVTALSAPRVRRDGDSLSSSASYPLALPIFSFHLSPIFLRSLCFLSPLSLSLPFFPLPLSPYLIPILSPHSLTPNSSSIAPIVHHCLLFSIHLSSFFSPVFTRSFNFFLFVFHPFSASLNILSLPALPSPLTARCRCPHSSFSSLLSHPPSLDAPAGLSSTYAEVNCPKDEPVIDEDEAPPIAAGSRKQTTNAQTGAHEQEPKQNIENRRYMKICLLCLFTSVLIAIVAGLSIYVSQIRQSKFTLDRNYDELNSTLQSKINEMEAKYKAVKETKAQICELLTSRREQTFSQDWFRHEDGCYFISRIERSYDEAKLHCENSDSILLEINSAEEQRLVKKAINDQRSSYWIGKCKSGKVASYVVQKNKAGNFECSECKRDRCKNDQHRFICEKSAALCPNIREKIQDLCHQSEGPT from the exons ATGGATGAGAGCGAGACCTACGCGAACATGCGTTTCACAGGAGCGGACTCACAATCTCCTTCGAGAA CTGAACCTGATGTATCGTACGTGGAACTTAACGTCACGGCCCTCTCCGCTCCTCGGGTCCGGAGAGATGGAG atTCTCTCTCTTCTTCTGCCTCTTACCCCCTCGCACTCCCAATTTTCTCCTTCCATCTGTCTCCTATCTTCCTCCGCTCTCTTTGCTTTCTCtcgcccctctccctctcccttccgtTCTTCCCTCTGCCACTCTCTCCGTATCTCATACCCATACTCTCTCCCCATTCACTCACTCCCAATTCGTCGTCCATTGCCCCTATCGTTCATCATTGTCTCCTCTTTTCCATCCATCTCTCATCCTTTTTCTCCCCCGTCTTCACCCGTTCCTTCAACTTCTTTCTCTTTGTCTTTCATCCTTTCTCCGCTTCACTtaacatactctctctccctgctctccCTTCGCCTCTAACTGCTCGTTGTCGCTGTCCTCACTCCTCtttctcttcccttctctctcaTCCTCCCTCGCTCGACGCCCCAGCTGGTCTGAGTTCCACCTACGCAGAGGTGAACTGTCCGAAAGACGAGCCCGTCATCGATGAGGACGAGGCCCCTCCCATTGCCGCAGGATCCCGCAAGCAGACAACCAATGCCCAAACAG GTGCACATGAACAGGAGCCGAAACAGAACATCGAAAATAGACGATACATGAAGATCTGCCTACTCTGCCTATTTACGTCCGTGCTCATCGCCATAGTGGCCGGGCTCTCGATCTATG TATCACAGATTCGTCAGTCCAAGTTCACCCTCGACCGAAACTACGATGAGTTAAACTCAACCCTTCAATCCAAGATCAATGAGATGGAAGCGAAGTACAAAGCTGTGAAGGAAACCAAGGCTCAAATCTGTGAATTGTTGACTAGCCGAAGAG AGCAAACGTTTTCCCAGGACTGGTTCAGACATGAAGACGGGTGTTATTTTATATCCAGGATTGAAAGATCCTACGATGAGGCGAAGCTGCATTGTGAAAATTCTGATTCAATTCTTCTTGAAATAAATTCAGCAGAAGAACAG AGACTAGTCAAGAAAGCTATCAACGACCAACGTAGTTcatactggattggaaaatgcaaaAGCGG GAAAGTGGCCTCTTATGTCGTGCAGAAGAATAAAGCTGGAAATTTCGAATGCAGTGAATGTAAACGGGACCGTTGCAAAAACGATCAGCACCGTTTCATCTGTGAGAAGTCGGCAGCTTTGTGCCCAAATATTCGTGAAAAGATCCAGGATCTCTGTCATCAGTCCGAGGGGCCGACTTGA